ACGACCATATTTTTCTCCAGCCAAAGCACTGTGCAAGGGTATGTAATGAAATACACTACTAATCCCTTTAGCTTTCAATGCCTCGATGACTTCCTGTCTTGCGTCAATATCTTTCAGTTTTATATAAAAAATGTGGGCATTGTGCTTACAATACTCCGGTATTTCTTGCCAGGCCAACTCACCTGATTCAAATAGTGGCCTCAGTACTGTTCTATAATTTTCCCAGGTTTGTAGCCGATCTTTGGTTACATCCACTACACTTTTCAATTGGGCGTATAGAAACGCCGCATTGAATTCACTGGGCAAGTAACTAGAACCTTTATCTACCCATGAGTATTTGTCTATTTCTCCCCTCAAAAACAAGGCTCGATTCGTTCCCTTTTCCCGAATAATTTCGGCCCTTTCTGAGAGCTGTTCATCATTGATGAGCAGACAACCGCCTTCCCCACATTGTATGTTCTTGGTGTCATGAAAGCTGAGGGCTCCGAGATGACCAATTGCACCAAGATGTCTTCCCTTATAGTACGAATCAATGCATTGTGCGGCATCTTCAACTACCCATAAGTTATGGCGCTTTGCTATGTCCATTAGCTTATCCATATCGCAACCCACCGCTCCATAATGAATAGGAACGATGGCCTTGGTTTTTTGAGTAATCGCTGCTTCAATTAAATCTTCATCAATATTCATTGTAGCTGGAGCGATATCGACAAATACAATTTTCGCACCTCTCAGGACAAACGGGTTGGCTGTAGATACAAAGGTGAAAGAAGGCATAATCACTTCATCTCCCGGCTGAATGTCCAATAGGATCGCCGCCATTTCCAATGCATGGGTGCAAGAGGTAGTCAACAATACACTTGCACTCGCAGTAATCTCCTTAATCAATTGGTTACACTTCTTTGTATAGCCGCCATCGCCAGAAAATTTACTGCCAGAATTGACTAAGTCATGGATAAAATCAAGCTCATTACCAATGACACACGGTTTATTAAAAGGTACTTTCAAATTCTGTTTTAATAATATGATCCTATTATAAAAGACTACTTGCTTAACAATTATTATCCCTGATGGAGTCGTTCAAAGGCCTGATTCATGGTTACAGAAAGCGAATCAAATCCTCTATAGCTGATCCCGATTTTCCGACATCTTTCTCGCAAGCGTTCTTTCTTTTCTTTAAGAAAGTTTTGAATCTCAGGAATTGATCGTTCCAGCGAATCCACGTCAAAATTGTTTACAACTACCCCTACCTGGTATTCTCGAGCATAATGATCATCTTCAGATACTCCTTCGCATACCAAATAAGGCAATCCACAACAAAGGTACTCTCCAACTTTGATTGGGCTTCTAAACTTTTGACTCGGTAATGGAGGAACGGATACCAATCCAAAATCTGCAGCGCTCAAATAATTTGGCATTTCAGAAAAATGGGCTTTCATGATACAGAACAGATTGCGGTCAATGCCCTTTTGAATCAACCGTTCCTCTAATGGCGCGATTGGTTGTCCTGTCAAAATCAGGAAATAAGATCGTTCAATCTTTTCAGCGAATACGCTGAATAAATCCAAAAGCTCTTCATCATAATAAATAC
This DNA window, taken from Cytophagales bacterium, encodes the following:
- the rffA gene encoding dTDP-4-amino-4,6-dideoxygalactose transaminase, which codes for MKVPFNKPCVIGNELDFIHDLVNSGSKFSGDGGYTKKCNQLIKEITASASVLLTTSCTHALEMAAILLDIQPGDEVIMPSFTFVSTANPFVLRGAKIVFVDIAPATMNIDEDLIEAAITQKTKAIVPIHYGAVGCDMDKLMDIAKRHNLWVVEDAAQCIDSYYKGRHLGAIGHLGALSFHDTKNIQCGEGGCLLINDEQLSERAEIIREKGTNRALFLRGEIDKYSWVDKGSSYLPSEFNAAFLYAQLKSVVDVTKDRLQTWENYRTVLRPLFESGELAWQEIPEYCKHNAHIFYIKLKDIDARQEVIEALKAKGISSVFHYIPLHSALAGEKYGRFHGEDVYTTKESERLLRLPMWYGFPFEEEFVNHLLACLTPK